Proteins encoded in a region of the Bacillus sp. T3 genome:
- a CDS encoding UvrD-helicase domain-containing protein — MLVDQKQREEILADDGNIVISASAGSGKTTIMVRKMKLELENIKDHKTIAAITFTVKATSEIRKKAGNQIEKQFVAMTNDAFIEHEVIRPFIKDALGTEFNGDYTIDYGVKFNKFYQGLETLKSTNVLGTFRDNKENFNFRLALFILEKSIAAQEYLKSKYQTIFIDEYQDSDSDMHRFFMMLKNDLNIKLFIVGDAKQAIYIWRGAMSNIFELLQKEEFNYYELVTNFRCDEEIENFANLFHNPKYVKDLKDIKGNVIFKEFNNFSNFSEFSNFKGFDEFFRNLIGEKKIDISKEITIISNINNDAARIAEQLNEAGYNFVFIPKTPIDDGLPNGYLLKELALFTKNTTYTIYDFIENTNIDERNQTRLEVNKIISDLKKGDTLNYKKIERILSNLAEYLSINISKEETEKFHESVCESKYEMAFTLLDEKHKVMTVFASKGLEFDQVISFARYYNIHNNQNMQNHYVCITRAKEKFVMCLDNEDYFPFVIKKATEKGIEYLSKELVTNRN; from the coding sequence ATGCTAGTTGATCAAAAGCAAAGAGAAGAAATATTAGCCGATGACGGAAATATCGTAATTTCAGCAAGTGCTGGCTCAGGTAAAACTACTATCATGGTAAGAAAAATGAAACTTGAACTAGAAAATATTAAAGACCACAAAACAATTGCAGCAATTACTTTTACTGTTAAAGCAACGAGTGAAATTAGGAAAAAAGCAGGTAATCAAATTGAGAAGCAATTTGTGGCTATGACCAATGATGCCTTTATAGAACACGAAGTAATTAGACCTTTTATAAAGGATGCATTAGGAACTGAATTTAATGGGGATTATACCATTGATTATGGAGTAAAGTTCAATAAGTTTTACCAGGGATTGGAAACGCTGAAGTCAACAAATGTTTTAGGTACTTTTAGAGATAATAAAGAAAACTTCAATTTTAGACTTGCTTTGTTCATCTTAGAGAAGTCTATTGCCGCCCAAGAGTATTTAAAATCGAAATATCAGACTATCTTTATTGATGAGTATCAGGATTCAGATAGTGACATGCATCGGTTCTTTATGATGCTTAAAAATGATTTAAATATAAAGCTGTTCATTGTTGGCGATGCTAAACAGGCTATTTATATATGGCGAGGAGCAATGAGTAACATTTTTGAGCTATTACAAAAAGAGGAGTTTAACTACTATGAACTCGTTACTAATTTTAGATGTGATGAAGAAATAGAAAATTTTGCGAACCTTTTTCATAATCCAAAATATGTTAAGGACCTAAAGGATATTAAGGGCAACGTTATCTTTAAAGAGTTTAATAACTTCTCAAATTTCAGTGAGTTTAGTAACTTTAAAGGATTCGACGAGTTTTTTAGAAATCTTATAGGTGAAAAAAAGATAGATATTAGTAAAGAGATAACAATTATTTCAAATATAAATAACGATGCAGCTAGAATTGCAGAGCAATTGAATGAAGCTGGCTATAATTTTGTATTTATACCTAAAACCCCAATTGATGATGGTTTACCAAATGGATATTTACTTAAAGAGCTAGCACTCTTCACAAAAAATACAACCTATACAATATATGATTTTATTGAAAATACGAATATTGATGAAAGAAATCAAACACGATTAGAAGTTAATAAAATTATAAGTGATTTAAAGAAGGGAGATACCCTTAATTATAAAAAAATCGAAAGAATTTTATCCAATTTGGCAGAGTACTTAAGTATAAATATAAGTAAAGAGGAAACAGAAAAATTCCATGAAAGTGTTTGTGAAAGTAAATATGAAATGGCATTTACTCTTTTAGATGAAAAACATAAGGTAATGACCGTTTTTGCGTCAAAAGGATTAGAATTCGATCAAGTTATAAGTTTTGCTAGATACTATAATATCCATAATAATCAAAATATGCAGAACCATTACGTTTGTATTACGAGAGCTAAAGAAAAGTTTGTTATGTGCCTAGACAATGAGGATTATTTTCCTTTTGTTATAAAAAAAGCTACAGAAAAAGGTATTGAATATTTGTCTAAAGAGTTAGTAACTAATAGAAATTAG